One region of Yersinia bercovieri ATCC 43970 genomic DNA includes:
- a CDS encoding YdgA family protein codes for MKKSLVAVSVIVVLGAAWTGASWYTGKLIEQRMGELVNNANGQIRTLLPKAGVKLAYKDYQRGLFTSQVRYVLQADSSVAGEKALKEGDEVAFIETIDHGPFPLAQLKKFNLLPSMASVHTELANTPALKKLFEVTKGQSPFTADSRISYGGDTSSAITFIPIDYQQNTTSVKFSGAQFDADVSRDLRNVKVSGNSENILFSTKNQWDQIEQFSVQGLTLKSDSQMGKFDLSIGDQQVGIKQISFSLDGKETATLVGFNLNTQLGETDKELNGKLTYTLDALKIQGSDFGAGKLAFTFDRLDGQSLKQFTNAYNQQALKAVQAGENLDAEAYQQEMAEMLIAKLPALLKGSPTFSIAPLSWKNAKGESTFTLSVDLTDPSQAKAGSEPLLAQSVKKVDATLTIPMPMAIELTTQAAKLQGYSPEEAQKLAQQQVQGVAAMGQMFKLTTTKDDVISSSIHFADNQVDLNGQKMSLPEFVGLFGMFGGAPAEEESGDEPTDAPAPAAPEPAVPAQ; via the coding sequence ATGAAAAAATCGTTAGTGGCTGTCAGCGTCATAGTCGTACTTGGCGCAGCATGGACTGGAGCCTCATGGTATACCGGCAAACTGATTGAGCAGCGTATGGGTGAACTGGTTAACAACGCCAACGGACAGATCCGTACCTTGCTGCCAAAAGCTGGGGTGAAACTCGCGTATAAAGATTACCAGCGTGGTCTGTTCACCAGCCAGGTTCGTTATGTGTTGCAAGCAGATAGCAGCGTCGCGGGCGAAAAAGCGTTAAAAGAGGGGGATGAAGTCGCCTTTATCGAAACTATCGATCACGGCCCATTCCCGTTAGCGCAATTGAAGAAATTCAATCTGCTCCCGAGCATGGCTTCGGTGCATACCGAGCTTGCTAATACCCCGGCGCTGAAAAAACTGTTTGAAGTCACCAAGGGTCAATCGCCGTTTACTGCGGATTCACGCATCTCATACGGCGGTGATACCTCTTCTGCTATTACCTTTATTCCCATTGATTATCAGCAAAATACCACCAGCGTGAAATTCTCTGGTGCCCAGTTTGATGCTGATGTCTCCCGTGATTTGCGCAATGTGAAGGTGAGCGGTAACAGCGAAAATATCCTCTTCTCAACTAAAAATCAGTGGGATCAGATCGAGCAATTTAGCGTCCAGGGCCTGACACTGAAAAGTGATAGCCAGATGGGTAAGTTTGATCTCAGCATTGGTGACCAGCAAGTTGGCATTAAGCAGATCAGTTTTAGTCTTGATGGTAAAGAGACCGCGACACTGGTTGGCTTTAACCTGAATACCCAATTAGGCGAAACCGATAAAGAGTTGAACGGTAAGCTGACCTACACATTGGATGCCCTTAAAATTCAGGGCAGTGATTTTGGTGCCGGTAAACTGGCCTTCACCTTCGACCGTCTGGATGGTCAAAGCCTGAAGCAGTTCACTAACGCCTACAATCAGCAAGCGCTGAAAGCCGTTCAAGCTGGTGAGAATCTTGATGCTGAAGCTTATCAGCAAGAGATGGCCGAAATGTTGATAGCTAAACTCCCTGCTCTGCTGAAAGGCAGCCCAACATTCAGCATTGCACCGCTGAGCTGGAAAAATGCTAAAGGGGAGAGTACCTTTACCCTGAGTGTTGATCTGACTGATCCGTCACAAGCTAAAGCTGGTAGCGAACCCCTGTTAGCGCAGTCGGTGAAGAAAGTCGATGCAACACTGACTATCCCAATGCCAATGGCGATCGAACTGACCACTCAAGCCGCCAAGTTGCAAGGCTACAGTCCAGAAGAGGCGCAAAAATTGGCACAGCAGCAGGTTCAAGGCGTTGCTGCTATGGGCCAAATGTTTAAGCTGACCACCACTAAAGATGATGTTATCAGCAGCAGCATTCACTTTGCTGATAACCAGGTTGATTTGAATGGTCAGAAAATGTCACTGCCAGAGTTTGTTGGCCTGTTCGGTATGTTCGGCGGTGCACCGGCTGAAGAGGAGAGTGGTGATGAGCCGACAGATGCTCCAGCGCCAGCAGCACCTGAGCCAGCGGTACCGGCCCAGTAA
- the malI gene encoding Mal regulon transcriptional regulator MalI — protein MTIKKITITDVAKLAGVSVATVSLAISGKGRISAATAERVNQAIEQLGYVRNRQAAQLRGGESGVIGLIVRDIGDPFYAAMTAGLSEAIEAGGKLLFLTQSGREGQGLLRCFETLIDQGVDGLVLGGGAKREMGLQERAAEHDIPLICAARSNVLEGVDVVRPDNMQAAKMATEFLIDRGHRQIAYLGGHSHSLTRAERLGGFCATLVQYGLPFRSEWVVECDSQQQAAADAAETLLRHHPNVSALVCHQASVALGAYFGILRTGRTIGSAGVDSYLDQQVALIGFGDVPEAELTEPPLTFITSSAREIGYSAGQRLLQRIAGVDLQLQNVILPPMLIRRGSA, from the coding sequence ATGACCATTAAAAAAATCACCATTACGGACGTGGCTAAATTGGCCGGGGTTTCAGTGGCGACGGTGTCGTTGGCTATCAGTGGCAAGGGGCGTATCTCTGCGGCAACCGCCGAGCGGGTCAATCAGGCAATCGAACAGCTAGGTTATGTGCGTAATCGTCAGGCGGCGCAACTGCGCGGTGGCGAGTCTGGCGTGATTGGTCTGATTGTGCGCGATATTGGCGATCCTTTTTATGCCGCCATGACCGCCGGTTTGAGTGAGGCGATTGAGGCGGGGGGGAAACTGCTATTTCTGACGCAAAGTGGTCGGGAAGGTCAGGGGTTGTTGCGCTGTTTCGAAACCTTGATTGATCAAGGGGTCGACGGGCTGGTGCTGGGTGGCGGGGCTAAAAGGGAGATGGGGCTACAGGAGCGGGCCGCCGAGCACGATATCCCGTTGATTTGCGCGGCTCGTTCGAATGTACTGGAGGGGGTCGATGTGGTGCGCCCGGACAACATGCAGGCGGCTAAAATGGCGACCGAGTTTCTAATTGATCGCGGCCATCGGCAGATTGCCTATCTGGGGGGCCATTCGCACTCATTAACAAGGGCCGAGCGATTAGGGGGCTTTTGTGCCACTCTGGTGCAGTATGGACTGCCATTTCGCTCCGAATGGGTGGTGGAGTGTGATAGCCAGCAGCAAGCTGCCGCTGACGCAGCAGAAACACTATTGCGCCATCATCCCAATGTGAGTGCCCTTGTTTGCCATCAGGCGTCAGTTGCGCTCGGGGCCTATTTTGGTATTTTGCGCACTGGCAGAACCATTGGCAGTGCCGGGGTGGACAGCTATCTCGATCAGCAAGTGGCATTGATCGGTTTTGGCGATGTGCCGGAAGCGGAACTGACTGAGCCGCCACTCACTTTTATTACCAGTTCCGCCCGAGAGATAGGCTACAGCGCCGGGCAACGGTTGCTCCAGCGTATTGCGGGGGTCGATCTCCAACTGCAAAATGTGATATTACCGCCGATGTTGATCCGCCGAGGATCGGCCTGA